In a genomic window of Leucoraja erinacea ecotype New England chromosome 8, Leri_hhj_1, whole genome shotgun sequence:
- the nme6 gene encoding nucleoside diphosphate kinase 6, which produces MQITVRHTKPLLQLTLAVIKPDGVAHPLILQAVHQRILDNSFIIVMQKYLKWSQEESRRFYVEHSGRFFYQRVVEFMASGPMRAYILAHEDAVTRWRQLMGPTRVFRARYSAPHSIRGDLGLTDTRNTTHGSDSPESAAREISFFFPEFQQQQWLSTEEELYRQGHYYYHPHQQVHLIRAPQTPLVWGQGQ; this is translated from the exons ATGCAGATAACCGTCCGACACACAAAGCCACTACTGCAACTGACACTGGCTGTAATCAAACCTGATGGAGTGGCACATCCACTGATCCTGCAG GCAGTCCATCAGAGGATTCTGGACAACAGCTTTATCATCGTAATGCAGAAGTACTTAAAATGGAGCCAGGAGGAGTCTCGAAGGTTTTATGTAGAACACTCAG GTAGATTCTTCTATCAACGAGTGGTGGAGTTCATGGCCAG TGGGCCCATGAGAGCATATATTCTGGCTCACGAGGATGCAGTGACTCGTTGGCGGCAGCTGATGGGGCCCACCAGGGTGTTCCGCGCACGCTACTCTGCCCCCCACTCGATCCGTGGAGACTTGGGGTTGACAGACACCAGGAACACCACACATGGCTCAG ACTCGCCTGAGTCGGCGGCGAGAGAAATCTCCTTCTTCTTCCCCGAGttccagcagcagcagtggctgaGCACGGAGGAGGAGCTCTATCGTCAGGGACACTACTACTACCACCCACACCAGCAAGTTCACCTGATCCGTGCCCCGCAGACACCCTTGGTCTGGGGACAAGGGCAATGA
- the LOC129699373 gene encoding ribosome-binding protein 1-like, whose protein sequence is MEDHEKYQRNFEEATLPHFLKGISNLLSLLEFVVNAPSGELSDSMCEDIKGEVEGAHTGTLAAEEAAGTVVGLVDKACEELTSQRGRLSKRQDELQADLASTQEQLEDLAARREQAEGQVQSAAVWLKQAKQSLAAARAKRGEKRTGRDIGIGLSFVIPCIGIPMAVAFEKEHVYRKLEVEEAWEEVCQVTASIKKNKEEMNRIDRRVPELEKEVEKATETLSRVKEEMSKIRQLHISLGSMQCNLRNCFQYLSTLHGLLRVMNVQSQNLYSLDQLVPLIVEACEHVQQQVAGNEFLLTATQVHTVLHSIAATLHSLQESKQAQTEDQF, encoded by the exons ATGGAGGACCATGAGAAGTACCAGCGGAACTTTGAAGAGGCAACACTGCCCCACTTCCTCAAAGGGATCTCTAACTTGTTGTCCTTGCTGGAATTCGTGGTCAACGCGCCTTCGGGGGAACTCAGCGACTCCATGTGTGAGGACATCAAGGGCGAGGTTGAAGGTGCACACACGGGGACGCTGGCGGCAGAGGAGGCCGCCGGCACTGTCGTTGGCCTCGTCGACAAGGCTTGCGAAGAGCTGACATCACAACGGGGCAGGTTGAGCAAGAGGCAGGATGAGCTGCAAGCCGACCTCGCATCCACACAGGAGCAGCTGGAAGACCTGGCCGCTCGGCGGGAACAGGCTGAAGGTCAGGTCCAAAGTGCCGCCGTGTGGCTCAAGCAAGCAAAGCAGTCGCTGGCTGCAGCCAGGGCCAAACGGGGAGAGAAGCGGACGGGGAGAGACATAGGAATTGGTCTGTCCTTCGTTATTCCATGTATTG GTATCCCTATGGCAGTTGCCTTTGAGAAAGAGCACGTGTACAGGAAGCTAGAAGTGGAGGAAGCCTGGGAGGAGGTTTGCCAAGTGACCGCCAGCATCAAGAAGAACAAGGAGGAGATGAATCGAATTGACAGGCGGGTGCCGGAGCTAGAGAAGGAAGTGGAGAAAGCCACCGAGACATTGAGTAGGGTGAAGGAAGAGATGTCGAAGATCAGACAGCTGCATATCTCACTGGGCAGCATGCAGTGTAATCTCAGGAACTGTTTCCAGTACCTGTCCACCCTTCATGGGTTGCTGAGGGTAATGAATGTTCAGAGCCAGAACCTGTACAGTCTGGACCAACTGGTGCCACTGATAGTCGAGGCCTGTGAACATGTTCAGCAGCAAGTGGCAGGCAACGAGTTCCTGCTAACGGCGACACAAGTCCACACAGTCCTGCACTCCATAGCAGCCACACTACACAGCCTGCAAGAAAGCAAGCAGGCACAAACTGAGGACCAATTCTGA